From the Halococcus hamelinensis 100A6 genome, the window CGGCCGCGTCGGCGTCGTCGCCCGCGCTCGCCTCGACCATGGCGCGATGGAGGGTCCCGAGCGATTAAACGCCGCGGTCGGCAGGGCTTTGTCGTCGGCGTCGTCACTCCCCCTATGAAGATCGATATCGGCAACGCGCTGGCCGACGTCGCCTCCCCTGGCGTCTCCCGCGCGGCCCTCGACCGCCTCGACGACCGCGTCGAGGCCTGTCACGACCGTATCGAGCGCGGCCGCCGGGACGACGAGTTCGGCTACGCGGCGCTGAACCTCCCGGAGACCACCGACCCCGAGGCCATCACGGAGGCGGTCGACCCGGTCGCGGGGGCGGAGTACGTCCTCGTCGTCGGGATCGGCGGCAGCGCGCTCGGCGCGGCCACCCTCGCCGAGGCGCTCGGCGATTCGCGGGTCCTGACCCTCGACAACGTCGACCCCAGGGAGGTGTCGGAGGTGCTCTCGCTGTTGCCGCTCGACGAGACGGTACTGAACGTGGTCTCGCGCTCGGGCACCACCGCCGAGACACTCGCGAACTTCCTCGTGGCCCGCGCGGCCTTCGAGGAGGCGGACGTCGACTGGACCGACCGAACCGTCGTGACGACGGGCGACTCCGGCCCGCTTCGCGACCTCGCCGACGACCACGACCTCCCCGCACTGCGCGTCCCCGACGGCGTGCCGGGACGCTTCTCGGCGCTCTCCTCCGTGGGCCTCGTCCCGCTCGCGGTCCGGGGCCACGACATCGCGCCCATCCTCGACGGCGCGCGCGACGCCGCCGACCTCTCGGGTTCGCTCTACGAGACCCCCGGCTACGCCTACGGCGCGGTCGCGTACGCGCTCGACGCCCGCGGCGCGGCGGTCAACGCCATGCTGCCCTACGCCGAATCCCTCGACTCCTTCGGGGAGTGGTTCGCCCAGCTCTGGGCGGAGAGTTTGGGAAAGGACGGCCTCGGCCAGCTCCCCGCGCGGGCGCTCGGCGCGACCGACCAGCACTCCCAGCTCCAGCGGTATCGGGCGGGGCCGGCGAACACCCTCGTGACGTTCGTCCGACCGCGCGAGCGCACGTCGCTCCCGATCCCCGAGACGGACGTCGACGACCTCGCGTACCTCGGCGGGACGGGCATGGACGACCTCATCGACGCCGAGTTCGAGGCCACCGAGGCCAGCCTCGCGGCGGCGAACCGCCCCTCGGTTCGGGTCGAACTCGACCGCGTGGACGGTCGGGGCATCGGCGAGCTCCTCTACACGATGGAGGTCGCGTGCGTGCTCGCGGGCGAGCTCTACGGAGTCGAGACGTTCACCCAGCCCGCGGTCGAGTGGGGCAAGAACGCCACTCGCGGCCTCATCGGCGAGTCGAACGAGGAGTCGGCGGCGGTCGCGGAGAAGACGCGACTCGTCGTGGAGTGACCAAAGGAGCTATTCGACGCGGCCACCGACCCCCACAGAACGGATGGCGGCAGAACACACCGACGGCACCCGATCCGACCCCCTTCGCTACCTCTCGGCGATCACGACCGCGTTCGGGCTCGTCGTCGCCGGTTTCCTCGTCGCGAACCTCATCGTGGTCCCGCTGGTGCCCGTGCTCTCGGCCTTCGACCTCTCGATCCGGAGCACGCCGGGCTACGTCGGGTCGACGCTCCTCCAGAACGTCGGCTTCGCCGCGGTCGTCTTCGCCTACATACGCTACGCAGACGTCGCCGGCCTCTTCGACGTCCGGTGGCCCTCGCTCTCGCATCCCCGACGTCTCCTTCGTGACCTCGGCTGGGTGCTCGTGGGCTTCGTCCTGCTGGTGGCCGCCTCGCAGGCCGTCTCGATCCTCCTCCAGGGTATCGGCCTCGCGCCCGGCACGAACCGGATCGTGAGCGCGGTCAGGGCGGACCCGACGCTCGCACTCTACCTCATCGCGCTCTCCTTCCTCGCGACCGGTCCCGGCGAGGAGATCCTGTTCCGCGGCGGGGTACAGGGGATCCTCCGCCGGGTGTTCTCGCCCGTGCCGGCGGTCCTGCTTTCGAGCGCCCTCTTCGGGATCGCCCACGCCACCGCCACGATCGCCGCCTCGGGCCTCGCCGGGGCCGGCGGCTACGTGGTCTCGACCTTCCTGCTCGGGCTCATTCTGGGCGGGCTCTACGAGTACACCGACAACCTCCTCGTCCCCGCACTCATTCACGGAGCCTACAACGCCGTCACGTTCGCCCAGCTCTACGCGCTGGAGGCGCTCTCCTTTCACCCCTACTTCTAGAATCGTCGCGAACCCTTACGAGGGGTTCTTCCGGGCGAGGCCGCTGCCACATATCGGACAGCGGTCCCTCCGTTCGTCGAACGTCCGGCCGCAGCCCTGACACTGGAACTCCCACTCACGGGCCTCGGTGATGCCCTCCTGGGCGATGAACTCGACGCGAACATCGAGCCGGTCGGCGACGTTCTGCATCGCGTAGTCGTCGGTTACTAACGTGGCATCGAGTTCGAACGCCGCCGCGACGAGTTTGATGTCCGTCTCGGAGAGTTCGCCGGCGTCGCCGCTCTCGCGCGCGGCGCGCTCGACCCGGCCCACCACGGCCTCCTCGGGCACGTGGATGTACATCCCCGCGCCTTCGAGCGCGTCGTAGCGATAGGAATGCTCGCCTTCGAGCTCCATCCCCACCTCCGGCACCGTCGCGATGTCGTCGCCCGCGTCGTACTCGTTGATGAACGCCGACGAATCGAGTATTTCCATCACCGGTCGACGACGATGTGGTCTTTGACCGCCTGCACGCTTCGGATCGGGACGGCGTATCGGCCCTCGTCGTCGCGCTCGATCTCGACCTGGTCCATCGTCTCGCCCCGCGGCGTGATGATGAGGTTCGCGAGTTCGCCGGTCTCGATGTTCATCGTCACCGTCGAGAGCGTTCCGAGTTCGGTCCCGTCGGACCCGATCACGGCCTTGTCGATCAGGTTCCGCGCGAGTACGTCTGGCATACCCGTCATACCGAAGGCCGGCATTATAAACACCACGGAGGGCGGAGCGGCCGAAACGCGCCACTGACCGGTTGGACGGACACGACGACGTGTTTAACTGGCGTGGCCCGCTCCCCCTAACTACGACTTTCTCGGGTGAATGCAATGTCCGAAACACACACCAACGCGGACGCCGCCGGCGGTACGGCGGAGTCCCTCCGAACCCCGATCGTCGCGGTCCTCGGCCACGTCGACCACGGCAAGACCACGCTCCTCGATAAGATCCGCGGCTCGGCGGTCACCGACGGCGAGGCGGGCGCGATAACCCAGCACATCGGCGCGACCGCCGTGCCCCTCGAAACCGTCTCCGAGCTGGCGGGGAGCCTCGTCGACCCCGACGACTTCGACCTTCCCGGCTTGCTGTTCATCGACACCCCCGGCCACCACTCCTTTTCGACCCTCCGCTCTCGCGGGGGCGCGCTCGCCGACATCGCGATCCTCGTCGTGGACGTCAACGACGGCTTCCAGCCC encodes:
- a CDS encoding CPBP family intramembrane glutamic endopeptidase: MAAEHTDGTRSDPLRYLSAITTAFGLVVAGFLVANLIVVPLVPVLSAFDLSIRSTPGYVGSTLLQNVGFAAVVFAYIRYADVAGLFDVRWPSLSHPRRLLRDLGWVLVGFVLLVAASQAVSILLQGIGLAPGTNRIVSAVRADPTLALYLIALSFLATGPGEEILFRGGVQGILRRVFSPVPAVLLSSALFGIAHATATIAASGLAGAGGYVVSTFLLGLILGGLYEYTDNLLVPALIHGAYNAVTFAQLYALEALSFHPYF
- a CDS encoding PRC-barrel domain-containing protein, with product MPDVLARNLIDKAVIGSDGTELGTLSTVTMNIETGELANLIITPRGETMDQVEIERDDEGRYAVPIRSVQAVKDHIVVDR
- a CDS encoding NOB1 family endonuclease, yielding MEILDSSAFINEYDAGDDIATVPEVGMELEGEHSYRYDALEGAGMYIHVPEEAVVGRVERAARESGDAGELSETDIKLVAAAFELDATLVTDDYAMQNVADRLDVRVEFIAQEGITEAREWEFQCQGCGRTFDERRDRCPICGSGLARKNPS